One genomic segment of Vibrio penaeicida includes these proteins:
- a CDS encoding glycerophosphodiester phosphodiesterase family protein: MKQTLVGTTLICLGLTSGIAFANVSADLGPRPMYLVDNMDESALKTKLQACEAGPFHRSDFSIGHRGAAMQFPEHTKESYLAAIRTGAGVLECDVTFTKDKELVCRHSQSDLHTTTNVLAIPELAKKCTVPFKPANLETGEKAQAECRTSDFTLAEFKTLKGKMDGANPMAQTPEEYMNGTPGWRTDLYSTSGTLMTHAESVALFKEHGVKVTPELKSPAVDMPYNGFSQEDYAQKLIDELKAGGIKAKDAYVQSFNLNDVKYWIAKEPKFGQQAVYLDDRVYNDENFKPTLDNMKSLAESGVNIIAPPMYALVTLDSKGSIVPSDYAKLAKEAGLDIITWTLERSGPLNNGGGWYYQSVKDSINNDGDAMVMLDALAQKVGVLGVFSDWPSTATYYANCMKL, translated from the coding sequence ATGAAACAAACACTTGTGGGTACGACGCTCATTTGCCTAGGGCTAACGTCAGGGATTGCCTTCGCTAATGTTTCGGCAGATTTGGGTCCCCGCCCTATGTATCTTGTCGACAACATGGACGAAAGCGCACTAAAAACTAAGCTTCAAGCTTGTGAAGCCGGTCCTTTTCATCGAAGCGATTTTTCCATCGGTCACCGCGGTGCAGCAATGCAGTTTCCTGAACACACCAAAGAATCTTACTTAGCGGCAATTCGCACAGGCGCTGGGGTACTCGAGTGTGACGTTACTTTCACGAAAGACAAAGAACTAGTGTGTCGTCATTCGCAAAGCGATCTGCATACAACAACCAATGTACTCGCCATTCCTGAGCTTGCAAAAAAATGTACTGTTCCTTTCAAGCCCGCCAATTTGGAAACGGGAGAAAAAGCGCAAGCTGAATGTCGCACGTCTGACTTTACTTTGGCGGAATTTAAAACGCTTAAAGGAAAAATGGATGGAGCTAACCCAATGGCTCAAACACCTGAAGAATACATGAATGGAACACCTGGATGGCGAACCGATCTCTATTCTACGTCGGGAACGTTAATGACTCATGCAGAAAGCGTCGCTTTGTTTAAAGAACATGGTGTAAAAGTTACTCCAGAGCTTAAGTCCCCTGCTGTTGATATGCCTTACAACGGTTTTTCGCAAGAAGATTATGCGCAAAAACTGATTGACGAACTAAAAGCTGGCGGGATTAAAGCGAAGGATGCCTACGTACAATCGTTTAACTTGAACGATGTAAAATACTGGATAGCAAAAGAGCCTAAGTTTGGTCAGCAAGCTGTTTACTTAGACGATCGAGTCTACAACGACGAGAACTTTAAACCCACACTAGATAATATGAAATCCTTAGCAGAATCAGGCGTTAACATTATTGCACCACCTATGTACGCCTTGGTTACTTTGGACAGTAAAGGAAGCATTGTGCCTTCAGATTATGCCAAGCTAGCGAAAGAAGCTGGTCTTGATATTATCACGTGGACGTTAGAGCGCTCTGGACCACTAAACAACGGTGGTGGTTGGTATTATCAAAGTGTTAAAGACAGCATCAATAACGATGGTGATGCCATGGTGATGTTAGATGCTTTGGCACAAAAAGTAGGTGTTTTAGGTGTATTCAGTGATTGGCCTTCAACCGCTACTTATTACGCTAACTGCATGAAACTATAG
- the phnD gene encoding phosphate/phosphite/phosphonate ABC transporter substrate-binding protein, with translation MKLAPKGLLIATSLLLPSLAFAQTCENRGVLDDRYCDENNDLVADTPKNKDDWRDPSTLVFTYTPVEDPAIYKDAFADFQAHLTKITGKRVIYYTVHSNSAQVEAMRSGRLHVAGFSTGPTGYAVNLAGYVPIAVKGNENGFQGYNLVTIVRKDSGINTMDDLKGKRVAHTSASSNSGNLAPRALFPNKGIVPDKDYKVLYSGKHDQSILGVFNGDYDAAPVASDVYDRMVAAGRVDESALKIIYRSPRFPTSAFGYSHDLNPELVEKIKEAFSTYRFTPEMSATFKGADRFAPITYKEDWAVIRNIAHATGTAYTKTGLKKLAEKEAAKRAKKKAAELAKQAKNQ, from the coding sequence ATGAAATTAGCACCTAAAGGATTACTTATTGCTACCTCCCTGCTTTTGCCTTCATTAGCATTTGCGCAGACGTGTGAAAACAGAGGTGTATTGGACGACAGGTATTGTGATGAAAACAATGATCTTGTTGCTGACACACCAAAAAACAAAGACGACTGGCGCGACCCAAGTACATTGGTCTTTACATATACTCCTGTTGAAGACCCAGCTATATACAAAGATGCGTTCGCCGACTTTCAGGCACACTTAACTAAAATTACTGGCAAGCGAGTCATTTACTACACAGTGCACTCAAACTCCGCACAAGTTGAAGCCATGCGTTCAGGAAGACTGCACGTTGCTGGATTCTCAACAGGTCCAACAGGCTATGCTGTAAACCTTGCGGGTTACGTGCCTATTGCTGTAAAAGGCAACGAAAATGGTTTCCAAGGCTATAACTTAGTTACGATCGTTCGAAAAGATAGCGGCATCAACACCATGGACGATTTGAAAGGCAAACGTGTTGCCCACACATCAGCTTCATCAAACTCTGGTAACCTAGCGCCAAGAGCTCTCTTTCCAAACAAAGGGATAGTTCCAGACAAAGATTATAAAGTTCTTTACTCTGGCAAACACGATCAATCTATTCTTGGCGTATTTAATGGCGACTACGACGCTGCACCCGTCGCATCAGATGTTTACGACCGAATGGTCGCAGCAGGTCGAGTCGACGAAAGTGCACTTAAGATTATTTATCGCAGCCCTAGATTCCCAACCTCTGCTTTTGGCTACTCTCATGATCTCAATCCTGAATTAGTCGAAAAAATCAAAGAAGCGTTTTCGACTTATCGCTTTACGCCAGAAATGAGCGCGACTTTCAAAGGAGCCGATCGCTTTGCTCCTATTACTTACAAAGAAGATTGGGCGGTAATCCGAAACATCGCACACGCTACTGGGACTGCTTACACCAAAACAGGGCTTAAAAAGCTCGCAGAAAAAGAAGCCGCTAAACGAGCTAAGAAGAAAGCGGCGGAACTCGCTAAACAAGCCAAAAATCAGTAA
- the phnC gene encoding phosphonate ABC transporter ATP-binding protein has translation MTSTRPRGIAINQLQHSYVPGKPILKGIDVDIQEPGIVAIIGPSGTGKSTLLRCINRLNDPTSGEILFNGEDLTKLQGTPLRMLRRHIGMVFQEYNLVERLTVIENVLTGRLGYMSAWNAWRRNYSQEDINKAFELLNFVGLSDFANQRADSLSGGQRQRVGIARAVMQDPYILLADEPTSSLDPKTAVEIMELMEQLAEKNQIPVLVNIHDVNLAKRYAKRIIGMCGGSVHYDGHPDGITEDDLKVIYGGESWLD, from the coding sequence ATGACAAGTACTCGTCCTCGTGGCATTGCCATCAATCAACTACAGCATTCTTACGTCCCAGGAAAACCGATTCTTAAAGGTATAGATGTCGACATTCAGGAGCCAGGTATCGTTGCGATCATAGGTCCTTCTGGTACAGGTAAAAGTACTCTTCTACGCTGCATTAACCGGCTAAACGATCCTACATCGGGTGAAATTCTTTTTAATGGCGAAGACTTAACGAAATTACAAGGTACACCACTCCGTATGTTACGCCGTCACATAGGTATGGTATTTCAGGAATACAATCTGGTTGAACGGTTAACGGTGATTGAAAATGTGCTCACTGGTCGACTGGGATACATGAGCGCTTGGAATGCATGGCGTCGTAACTATTCACAAGAAGACATCAATAAAGCATTTGAGCTACTCAACTTTGTGGGCTTATCTGATTTCGCCAACCAAAGAGCCGATAGCTTGTCTGGTGGTCAAAGACAACGTGTAGGAATTGCACGCGCTGTTATGCAAGACCCTTACATTCTTCTAGCAGACGAACCGACCTCTTCCCTCGACCCTAAAACCGCAGTCGAGATTATGGAACTGATGGAACAGCTGGCAGAAAAGAACCAGATCCCAGTGTTAGTTAACATTCATGACGTTAACCTAGCTAAACGTTATGCAAAGCGAATCATTGGTATGTGTGGCGGTTCAGTTCATTATGACGGGCACCCTGATGGTATTACCGAAGACGATCTCAAGGTTATCTACGGAGGTGAATCATGGCTGGATTAA
- the phnE gene encoding phosphonate ABC transporter, permease protein PhnE, whose amino-acid sequence MAGLTANQQNPFKAHWSNKLIWVGVVAYLAYSFSSLGLSLDRIIIGIGESERLLSRMFPPDFSRSNLLLDGLAESLQIAIISSFFGIVISLVLGLLAARNMMPLIVNTPVRGLIALCRSFHPVIIAILFVKAVGFGALAGILTLVVASIGFIAKLFAEAIEEISFKQVEAIRATGASFISVVLFAVMPQVFSRFIGFSSYQLDSNLRNSTMVGIVGAGGLGGTLFSAFQRFDYDFVAAILITIITLILIGEFLSNIVRRIF is encoded by the coding sequence ATGGCTGGATTAACCGCCAATCAACAAAACCCATTCAAAGCTCACTGGTCTAACAAGCTCATTTGGGTCGGTGTCGTTGCGTATTTGGCTTACAGTTTCTCGTCATTAGGGCTAAGCCTTGACCGGATTATAATCGGTATTGGAGAAAGTGAGCGTCTCCTTTCTCGTATGTTTCCGCCAGATTTCTCTAGAAGCAATTTGCTCCTTGATGGGCTTGCAGAAAGCCTGCAAATAGCGATCATCTCGAGCTTTTTCGGCATTGTTATATCACTGGTTTTAGGGTTACTTGCAGCTCGAAATATGATGCCTCTTATTGTCAATACACCTGTGCGTGGGCTCATTGCTCTTTGTCGTTCGTTTCACCCAGTGATCATCGCAATCCTGTTTGTTAAAGCTGTGGGTTTTGGGGCACTAGCAGGGATCCTAACTCTCGTTGTTGCTTCCATCGGGTTTATTGCAAAGCTTTTTGCTGAAGCGATAGAGGAAATTTCTTTCAAACAAGTTGAAGCGATTCGAGCAACAGGCGCCAGTTTTATCAGCGTTGTCTTGTTCGCCGTAATGCCTCAAGTGTTTTCTCGATTTATCGGATTTTCAAGCTATCAATTGGACTCAAATCTACGTAACTCGACGATGGTCGGAATTGTAGGTGCTGGTGGTCTTGGTGGCACTCTCTTTTCTGCATTCCAAAGATTCGATTATGACTTTGTTGCAGCGATCCTAATTACTATCATTACCTTGATTTTAATTGGCGAATTCTTATCTAACATCGTTCGGAGGATTTTCTGA
- the phnE gene encoding phosphonate ABC transporter, permease protein PhnE, producing MTTTNIDHHWERFTTSEKLMRYAAYFCFVMALVWSWQTVEVIPEFLYDAPAQFADMFKRMVPLEYGFYPESVHEALIETLHIATLGTLFTLIFAVPLALLNAPNITPYKTINWIAQFFLVSSRSINSLVWALLFIAFFGPGVIAGIMAIAIRSIGFVGKLLAEAITEVNMGTIEALRATGASTASILIKGYWPQIMPAFYSIVLFRWDINVRESAVLGLVGAGGVGVLLSDAMNLFEWQKVSVILLSIFVVVLLAEALVIQIRKKLI from the coding sequence ATGACGACTACAAATATTGATCATCACTGGGAACGATTTACGACATCAGAAAAACTGATGCGATATGCCGCTTACTTTTGTTTCGTTATGGCGCTGGTTTGGTCTTGGCAGACCGTTGAAGTTATTCCTGAGTTTTTATACGACGCTCCCGCCCAGTTTGCCGATATGTTTAAGCGGATGGTTCCACTTGAATATGGTTTTTACCCAGAGAGTGTTCATGAAGCGCTTATTGAGACATTGCATATCGCGACACTGGGTACATTGTTTACACTAATTTTCGCCGTGCCATTAGCATTGTTAAATGCTCCTAACATTACACCGTACAAAACCATCAACTGGATTGCGCAGTTCTTTCTAGTATCATCCCGCTCCATCAACTCTTTGGTTTGGGCGTTGTTATTTATCGCGTTCTTTGGTCCCGGAGTTATTGCAGGCATCATGGCGATTGCAATTCGAAGCATCGGATTCGTTGGTAAGTTGCTTGCAGAGGCGATTACCGAAGTCAACATGGGCACAATTGAAGCGCTAAGAGCGACAGGTGCTTCAACAGCAAGCATTTTGATTAAAGGATACTGGCCTCAAATTATGCCCGCGTTTTATTCCATTGTACTTTTCCGTTGGGATATTAATGTACGCGAATCAGCAGTTCTGGGTTTGGTTGGTGCTGGTGGTGTTGGTGTACTTCTAAGTGACGCAATGAACCTGTTTGAATGGCAAAAAGTTTCTGTGATTCTATTGAGTATCTTTGTGGTTGTCTTATTAGCAGAAGCGTTGGTGATTCAAATCCGTAAGAAACTGATTTAA
- a CDS encoding FAD-dependent oxidoreductase, translating to MTLIKNKEQKTLSVGIIGGGIAGSTAALKFSELGLDVTLFEKRDSLVNGPPICHLHAGGNLYREISEKQCAKLLRQSIDTVKLFPHTINIRPTVIVTPTTDEGNADEILPRLDFLQNYYQSLVDVDESNAVLGDPQNYYVTYEKEQLTALREKTQPETPATFDDWMIPFARHTNLDNIKYPVVAVQEFGWSVFRLSSTLDLALASKINCDLRMETKVEKVEKSNGGWCVSHSRLSEETTQYTQVDYLINAGGFETGMVDDWTQRPKQRFVEFKAAYVTRWEDCDQQWPEVIFHGQRGTPNGMAQLTPYADGVFQLHGMTEDITLFHDGLVTSNDKSSQPALPNYLLSKIEAGWSESEQMTRTNRAIEHIAQFIPSFSSAEMASKPLYGAQQIPGEDFTLRASDISVEGTNYARMEIVKASSAIEASDQIAAHMHSHQMISDKQRFQSYEFLNGIQESDVVGRAVELAIQRDYPEELALVAGVSKPI from the coding sequence ATGACCCTCATAAAAAATAAAGAGCAGAAGACATTAAGTGTTGGAATCATTGGTGGTGGCATTGCAGGTTCTACTGCCGCCCTCAAGTTTTCAGAGCTAGGTTTAGATGTAACTCTGTTTGAAAAACGCGACAGCTTAGTTAATGGTCCACCTATCTGCCACCTTCATGCCGGTGGTAACTTGTACCGTGAAATCTCCGAGAAACAATGCGCGAAATTGCTTCGTCAATCTATCGATACTGTGAAGCTATTTCCTCATACTATCAACATCAGACCCACAGTAATCGTTACGCCGACCACAGATGAAGGAAACGCAGATGAGATTCTCCCACGCCTTGATTTTCTTCAGAACTACTACCAATCATTAGTAGATGTTGATGAGTCGAATGCTGTTTTGGGGGATCCTCAAAACTATTACGTAACGTATGAAAAAGAGCAGCTAACGGCGCTACGTGAGAAAACGCAGCCAGAGACGCCTGCTACATTTGATGATTGGATGATTCCTTTTGCTCGGCATACCAACCTAGACAATATTAAGTACCCAGTTGTCGCCGTGCAGGAATTTGGTTGGAGTGTTTTCAGGCTTTCTTCGACACTCGACTTGGCGTTAGCAAGCAAAATCAATTGCGATTTGCGCATGGAGACTAAGGTTGAAAAGGTTGAGAAAAGCAATGGTGGATGGTGTGTCTCTCATTCTCGATTAAGCGAAGAAACTACCCAATATACTCAGGTAGATTACCTCATTAATGCAGGTGGCTTTGAAACGGGTATGGTCGACGACTGGACACAACGCCCAAAGCAAAGGTTCGTGGAATTTAAAGCCGCTTATGTTACGCGCTGGGAAGATTGCGATCAGCAGTGGCCTGAAGTTATATTTCACGGGCAAAGAGGTACTCCAAACGGAATGGCACAGCTAACCCCTTATGCGGACGGCGTTTTTCAGCTACACGGGATGACGGAAGACATTACGCTATTTCATGATGGGCTAGTCACAAGCAATGACAAAAGCTCTCAGCCAGCATTACCCAACTACTTGCTTTCTAAGATAGAAGCTGGGTGGTCAGAGTCAGAACAAATGACGCGTACTAATCGCGCAATCGAGCATATTGCTCAATTTATTCCCTCTTTTTCTAGTGCGGAAATGGCGAGCAAACCTTTATATGGTGCACAGCAAATACCAGGTGAAGATTTTACTTTAAGAGCGTCTGATATTTCGGTTGAAGGGACTAACTATGCGCGCATGGAAATTGTGAAGGCTTCATCGGCGATAGAAGCATCGGACCAGATAGCCGCACACATGCACTCGCATCAGATGATTTCAGACAAACAGCGTTTTCAATCCTATGAATTTTTAAATGGCATCCAAGAATCAGACGTTGTCGGAAGGGCGGTAGAGCTTGCAATACAAAGAGATTACCCAGAAGAGTTAGCACTTGTTGCTGGAGTGTCTAAACCGATTTAA
- a CDS encoding ABC transporter permease, giving the protein MEEVQTPVATPKLKMPNRQLFRWSIREIRQGQLWPISAALTLIIACIFALSALADRMEQVIVKQGKDALTADSVFVSANPIPDHLLDQVAKQNLQTTNLTRFATMAFSEEDMQLVTVKAVGDEYPLRGELILTGEDGIRSSVRPGELWIEPRVQDQLGTKIGDVVTIGDADLTVSGIITEEPGLSFNPFQQMPSVMINSADIDKTGALQVGSRVQFRLFLNGDAAAIQKIVDDTELTPSDRWLTENTQSRTSDVFTRTKQYLSLTVAIVILMAATTLVLTCQHYVANRRQTIAMLKSIGASKNWIARWLWVQLGVLFAIGITFGIAIGIGLEVLLRLPMGDLLPDPLPSYGSAPYLYSVVTCILISVPALGIPLLHLLNTPALNVMQESTKSISKKSLLLLLVPVIPMLIVYGGNLMVWMVLVGIVVLFVLLGIVSTLITRLVAKLPMNTTMKLAVSRLNRTSVASGVQFAALALSLMLLSIIWLVRTDLLSDWQQTLPENAPNVFALNIASTEIGDYLETLDGNVQDRSDAYPIIRGRVSTINNVPAKDYVLSQKGSEEETDALSRELNFTWADQIPAHNELLEGSWVGKGSVSVEQEVMSELGLEIGDTLSFVINGVTVEAKVDSVRFVEWREMKPNFYFIFSPDVLASIPSTYLVSFRIEEENKPFLTTLSRAFPTVSVMDISTMGAKIQELLSQIVWAITVLAGLGVLAGLMLIFTLLRLSLSQRQQEIRLYRTLGASKKRISNTLWCEFGLMAVTAGVIASFGAEASVASLMKWGFELTPNAHPWLWVLLPLLSFLTLGLVLNTLIKRLLIPVNKGAY; this is encoded by the coding sequence ATGGAAGAAGTGCAAACCCCGGTTGCCACGCCCAAGCTCAAAATGCCTAATCGACAACTATTTCGTTGGAGCATTAGAGAAATCAGACAAGGTCAACTTTGGCCGATTTCAGCTGCACTCACACTGATCATTGCTTGTATTTTTGCCCTTAGCGCACTGGCCGACAGAATGGAGCAGGTCATCGTTAAGCAGGGAAAAGATGCTCTAACTGCTGACTCTGTGTTTGTATCTGCTAATCCAATTCCTGATCATTTGCTAGACCAAGTAGCCAAACAAAACCTACAAACAACCAATCTAACGCGATTTGCTACAATGGCATTTAGCGAAGAAGACATGCAATTGGTGACGGTTAAAGCAGTAGGCGATGAGTACCCTTTACGAGGGGAACTGATCTTAACGGGTGAAGACGGTATTCGGTCATCTGTTCGCCCTGGTGAGTTATGGATAGAACCCCGTGTGCAAGACCAGCTTGGCACTAAAATAGGTGACGTTGTCACGATAGGGGATGCCGACCTAACAGTATCAGGCATCATAACTGAAGAACCTGGCTTGTCTTTTAATCCGTTCCAGCAAATGCCTTCAGTAATGATCAACTCCGCCGACATTGATAAAACTGGCGCACTACAGGTTGGTAGCCGTGTTCAATTTCGACTGTTTCTTAACGGTGACGCTGCTGCAATCCAAAAAATTGTTGATGATACAGAATTAACTCCGAGTGATAGATGGCTGACAGAAAATACACAAAGCCGAACGTCTGACGTATTCACTCGAACCAAGCAATATCTTTCTCTAACCGTTGCCATTGTCATATTGATGGCCGCAACGACGCTCGTATTGACTTGCCAACATTATGTAGCCAACAGACGTCAGACTATTGCAATGTTGAAGAGTATTGGCGCAAGCAAAAATTGGATTGCGAGATGGTTGTGGGTTCAGTTAGGTGTTCTATTTGCCATTGGAATCACCTTCGGCATTGCCATTGGGATAGGATTGGAAGTACTTCTCCGTTTACCCATGGGCGATCTACTCCCTGATCCATTACCTTCGTACGGATCGGCTCCTTATCTGTATTCTGTGGTGACATGTATTCTGATCAGCGTACCTGCACTTGGTATTCCGCTTTTACATTTACTCAATACTCCCGCGCTAAACGTGATGCAGGAATCGACTAAATCTATTAGTAAAAAATCGTTGTTATTGCTTTTAGTTCCTGTGATTCCAATGCTGATAGTCTACGGCGGCAACTTAATGGTGTGGATGGTGTTGGTTGGCATCGTTGTGTTGTTTGTATTACTTGGAATAGTCAGTACGTTGATAACACGACTTGTCGCTAAGTTACCAATGAACACAACAATGAAACTTGCAGTAAGTCGACTTAACCGTACCAGTGTAGCGAGTGGTGTTCAGTTTGCTGCATTGGCGTTGTCTTTGATGCTGCTTTCTATTATCTGGTTAGTAAGAACAGATTTACTTAGCGACTGGCAGCAAACACTGCCTGAAAATGCCCCTAATGTGTTTGCTTTAAACATCGCCTCTACAGAAATTGGCGACTATCTTGAAACTCTTGATGGAAACGTCCAAGACCGGTCTGATGCATATCCAATAATACGGGGACGAGTGAGTACGATTAATAATGTGCCCGCAAAAGACTATGTATTAAGTCAAAAAGGATCTGAAGAAGAGACAGATGCTCTCAGCCGAGAATTAAACTTTACCTGGGCAGATCAGATTCCTGCACATAATGAGCTATTAGAAGGAAGCTGGGTCGGAAAAGGCTCTGTTTCGGTCGAACAAGAGGTCATGAGTGAGCTGGGGCTTGAGATTGGAGATACACTCAGTTTTGTGATTAATGGTGTAACGGTTGAAGCTAAGGTCGATTCTGTGCGTTTCGTAGAGTGGCGAGAGATGAAACCAAACTTTTACTTTATATTTTCACCGGACGTTTTGGCTAGTATCCCGTCAACTTATCTGGTTAGTTTCAGAATTGAGGAAGAAAATAAACCTTTCTTAACGACGTTATCTCGCGCATTCCCAACGGTTAGCGTGATGGATATCAGTACGATGGGCGCTAAAATTCAGGAGCTTTTGAGCCAAATAGTATGGGCAATTACCGTTTTAGCTGGCCTTGGTGTACTGGCTGGGTTGATGCTTATCTTTACGCTTCTGAGACTGAGTCTTTCGCAACGACAGCAAGAAATTCGGTTGTATCGGACACTGGGAGCTTCAAAGAAACGAATTTCAAATACCCTGTGGTGTGAATTTGGTTTGATGGCGGTTACAGCCGGTGTTATCGCAAGCTTTGGCGCTGAAGCAAGTGTCGCAAGCCTGATGAAGTGGGGTTTTGAATTAACACCTAATGCACATCCATGGCTATGGGTTCTCTTACCATTGCTCAGTTTTTTGACGTTAGGATTGGTTCTTAACACTTTGATAAAGCGCTTGTTAATTCCAGTGAATAAGGGCGCATATTAA
- a CDS encoding ABC transporter ATP-binding protein has product MPSSVIRAESVSKQVTTNQEHLTILENVNLEISRGESVAIVGTSGAGKSTLMTLLAGLDTPSQGEITLLDKPLSKLDDEARAALRSETVGFVFQSFLLIPSLTALENVTLPCLLKGEDEDTDRARALLESVGLSHRENHLPTQLSGGEQQRVALARAFMIKPKILFADEPTGNLDQHTAANIVERLFEMNKQHGTTLVLVTHDPELAKRCDRTFHMQAGHLEVA; this is encoded by the coding sequence ATGCCATCATCCGTTATAAGAGCTGAATCAGTTTCTAAACAAGTTACTACTAATCAAGAACATTTAACAATCCTTGAAAACGTAAATTTGGAAATTAGTCGCGGCGAAAGCGTCGCCATCGTAGGTACATCTGGTGCAGGAAAGTCAACATTAATGACATTGCTCGCGGGTTTAGATACGCCATCTCAAGGGGAAATTACGTTACTTGATAAGCCTTTATCAAAACTCGACGATGAAGCTCGTGCCGCACTACGCAGCGAAACGGTCGGTTTTGTTTTTCAAAGTTTCCTTTTGATTCCAAGCCTAACGGCATTAGAAAATGTTACTTTACCCTGCCTTTTAAAAGGTGAAGATGAAGATACAGACCGAGCTCGCGCATTGTTAGAGTCTGTAGGGTTGAGCCATCGAGAGAATCATCTTCCCACTCAGCTTTCAGGTGGTGAGCAACAGCGCGTGGCTTTAGCTCGTGCCTTTATGATCAAACCGAAAATTCTGTTTGCTGACGAACCTACAGGAAACCTCGATCAACATACTGCTGCAAATATTGTCGAGCGGCTGTTTGAGATGAACAAGCAGCACGGTACAACATTAGTGCTTGTCACACATGACCCTGAACTTGCAAAGCGTTGTGATAGAACGTTCCACATGCAAGCAGGTCACTTGGAGGTGGCATAA
- a CDS encoding arylesterase, whose product MLRFLSILLCVLFSNTTFSQTLLILGDSLSAGYQMKAEQSWPSLLSHSLSEHNLNVTVVNSSVSGDTTGNGLAKLSGLLGTHSPDWVLIELGANDGLRGFPPKTITKNLRELIEISEQSGAKALLMQIRVPPNYGMRYSNMFAAIYEDLALEYKIPLLPFFLEQVILKPEWMMSDGLHPKPEAQPWISDFVAQEIAPFLKNDTTNE is encoded by the coding sequence ATGTTGCGTTTCCTTTCGATCTTATTATGTGTTTTATTTTCTAACACGACGTTTAGTCAAACTTTACTTATTTTGGGCGATAGCTTGAGTGCTGGCTATCAAATGAAGGCTGAGCAAAGCTGGCCGTCTCTACTATCTCATTCGTTGAGTGAACATAACCTGAATGTCACTGTCGTTAACAGCAGCGTTTCTGGCGATACAACGGGGAATGGACTTGCCAAACTATCAGGTTTATTAGGCACACACTCCCCAGATTGGGTTTTGATAGAGCTCGGGGCTAATGATGGTTTACGTGGGTTCCCACCTAAAACGATCACTAAAAACCTAAGGGAGCTGATTGAAATCAGTGAACAATCTGGTGCCAAAGCGCTGCTAATGCAAATTCGTGTCCCACCCAATTATGGCATGCGCTACAGCAATATGTTTGCCGCTATTTATGAAGACCTCGCTCTTGAGTATAAAATTCCTTTGCTTCCATTCTTTTTAGAGCAAGTTATCTTAAAGCCTGAGTGGATGATGAGTGACGGTTTACATCCTAAGCCAGAAGCACAACCATGGATTTCGGACTTTGTAGCACAAGAAATTGCACCTTTTCTAAAAAATGACACCACAAACGAATAG